From a single Gimesia fumaroli genomic region:
- a CDS encoding GreA/GreB family elongation factor produces the protein MMDRHPITQEGYDKLREEIRYLENEKMPEIAQAIADARAEGDLKENTEYHAQREAQGMTQAKINQLKTKLASCYIADKSNMPKGVVTFGTTVTVKDLSDGLEERYEFVGPGEEDYTGEVMKILTSSPLAEGLLNKKVGDQVEVEVPSGMLKLEIIKIDD, from the coding sequence ATTATGGACCGTCATCCAATCACACAAGAAGGATACGATAAACTGCGCGAAGAAATTCGTTACCTTGAAAACGAAAAGATGCCCGAGATCGCTCAGGCCATTGCAGACGCTCGTGCCGAGGGTGACCTGAAGGAAAATACCGAATATCATGCCCAGCGCGAAGCACAGGGGATGACACAGGCAAAAATCAACCAACTGAAAACCAAGCTGGCTAGCTGCTATATCGCCGATAAATCAAACATGCCTAAAGGGGTGGTCACCTTTGGAACAACGGTGACTGTGAAAGATCTAAGCGATGGCTTGGAAGAGAGATACGAATTTGTCGGCCCCGGCGAAGAGGATTATACTGGCGAAGTCATGAAAATCCTGACCTCAAGCCCGCTGGCGGAAGGCCTGCTGAACAAAAAAGTGGGAGATCAGGTTGAAGTCGAAGTTCCTTCAGGAATGCTCAAATTAGAAATTATCAAAATCGACGACTGA
- a CDS encoding Gfo/Idh/MocA family protein produces MTKPVRVGLIGYGFMGRTHSNAYRQVGKFFDIEHTPVLQACCARSEDKIKDFADNWGWESYETDWRKLIERDDIDLIDITTPNNSHHDIAIAAAEAGKMVLCEKPLAMNVAEAVAMTEAIEKAGVANMVWFNYRRVPSITLAKQLVDEERIGRPFHYRAQYLQDWTIAEDVPQGGATLWRLDAKVAGSGVTGDLLAHSIDSAIWLNGPITSVSAATETFIKERVHQETGEKTKVEIDDACMFLARFANGSMGTFESSRYARGRKNFNTFELNGEAGSVYFDLEDPQILQFFEYANPTTGKKVEDHVTGWRRIHVTNFEHPYMDKWWVPGCTIGYEHTFTNALADFFQGLDTGKPTQPDFRAALETQKVCDAVLQSAKDKQWVEIA; encoded by the coding sequence ATGACCAAGCCAGTACGCGTCGGTCTGATCGGCTACGGATTCATGGGGCGAACCCACTCCAATGCTTATAGACAAGTCGGCAAATTTTTTGATATCGAACACACACCTGTTCTGCAGGCCTGTTGTGCCCGTAGCGAAGATAAAATCAAAGACTTCGCCGACAACTGGGGCTGGGAATCCTATGAAACCGATTGGCGCAAGCTGATCGAACGGGATGACATCGACCTGATCGACATCACCACTCCCAACAATTCGCACCACGATATCGCCATCGCTGCCGCAGAAGCCGGTAAGATGGTGCTCTGCGAAAAGCCACTGGCGATGAATGTCGCTGAGGCAGTCGCGATGACCGAAGCCATTGAAAAGGCCGGCGTGGCCAACATGGTCTGGTTTAACTACCGTCGCGTGCCTTCAATCACCCTGGCCAAACAGCTGGTGGACGAAGAACGCATCGGTCGTCCCTTCCACTACCGAGCTCAGTACCTGCAGGACTGGACCATCGCAGAAGACGTTCCCCAGGGTGGTGCGACTCTCTGGCGTCTGGATGCCAAAGTCGCAGGTAGCGGCGTGACCGGCGACCTGCTGGCTCACTCCATCGACTCTGCGATCTGGCTCAACGGACCGATCACTTCGGTCTCAGCGGCCACAGAGACGTTCATTAAAGAACGCGTTCATCAGGAAACCGGCGAAAAGACCAAGGTCGAAATCGACGATGCCTGCATGTTCCTCGCCCGCTTCGCCAACGGCTCCATGGGAACCTTCGAAAGCTCCCGCTATGCCCGTGGACGCAAAAACTTCAATACGTTCGAACTCAACGGGGAAGCCGGCTCGGTCTACTTTGACCTGGAAGACCCACAGATTCTGCAGTTCTTTGAATACGCCAATCCCACCACCGGCAAAAAAGTCGAAGACCACGTTACCGGCTGGCGGCGGATTCATGTCACTAACTTCGAACACCCCTATATGGATAAATGGTGGGTTCCCGGCTGTACCATCGGTTACGAGCACACCTTTACCAACGCTCTGGCTGACTTCTTCCAGGGACTGGATACCGGGAAGCCAACTCAACCCGATTTCAGAGCGGCACTTGAAACTCAAAAAGTTTGTGATGCCGTTCTGCAAAGTGCGAAAGACAAGCAATGGGTCGAAATTGCATAG
- a CDS encoding sugar phosphate isomerase/epimerase family protein, whose protein sequence is MSDHTANPLPKLHNAAWPGVVGKGPDSEPPIDLDTMLDLTAAAEVDGIKFDGTDLFLFDPHVSIDSSDDDLKQLAEKVQSRNLVIGSVVAPVWPPTGGGSAMGSDEERGQFLEQVRKGCGIAKKLRELGVRPYGVVRIDSAAGPGEWIEDPEGNQAKIADTFKQAADIAADHGERLAAEGEICWGGMHSWKRMVQLLELVDRPDILGFQADMSHTLLYLMGYNAPEDRLLPEDFDWNDEATFDAAYKTLTDALRPWTIDFHVAQNDGTVHGTGSHDKTGRHCLPKDPNGKLDIVKRAGFWLRDENGNPTKKFQHICWDGCMFSNEVMMNPQTWNDILEAMINVRDAHGWS, encoded by the coding sequence ATGAGTGATCACACAGCTAACCCCCTCCCCAAGCTTCATAATGCAGCCTGGCCGGGCGTCGTTGGAAAAGGCCCCGACTCAGAACCCCCGATTGACCTGGATACCATGCTCGACCTGACTGCCGCCGCCGAAGTGGATGGCATCAAGTTCGACGGAACGGACCTGTTCCTGTTTGATCCGCACGTCAGCATTGATTCCAGTGATGATGACCTGAAGCAACTGGCTGAAAAAGTGCAGTCCCGCAATCTGGTCATCGGCTCAGTCGTCGCTCCGGTCTGGCCTCCCACCGGTGGTGGCTCCGCCATGGGTAGCGACGAAGAACGCGGCCAGTTCCTGGAACAGGTTCGCAAAGGATGTGGCATTGCTAAAAAACTGCGCGAGCTTGGCGTTCGCCCTTACGGCGTCGTCCGCATCGACTCTGCCGCAGGCCCCGGTGAATGGATCGAAGATCCGGAAGGCAATCAGGCCAAAATCGCAGACACCTTCAAACAAGCCGCCGATATCGCCGCCGATCATGGCGAGCGTCTGGCAGCAGAAGGGGAAATCTGCTGGGGTGGCATGCATAGCTGGAAACGCATGGTTCAACTCCTGGAACTGGTCGATCGCCCCGACATACTGGGCTTTCAGGCTGACATGTCGCATACTCTGCTCTACCTGATGGGTTACAACGCCCCAGAGGATCGTCTCCTTCCGGAAGACTTCGACTGGAACGATGAAGCCACTTTTGATGCCGCCTATAAAACCCTGACCGATGCCCTGCGTCCTTGGACGATCGATTTCCATGTGGCACAGAACGACGGCACCGTTCACGGCACTGGATCGCATGACAAAACCGGTAGACACTGCCTGCCCAAAGACCCCAACGGTAAGCTTGATATCGTTAAACGGGCCGGTTTCTGGTTACGTGACGAAAACGGCAACCCCACGAAGAAGTTTCAGCACATCTGCTGGGATGGTTGCATGTTTTCCAATGAAGTCATGATGAACCCCCAGACCTGGAACGACATCCTGGAAGCAATGATTAACGTCAGAGACGCTCACGGCTGGTCGTAA
- a CDS encoding cupin domain-containing protein, producing MSNVAKLAADALTEGGGILRLSPTWVPRSFLQPGRRLKLHPNDYYALGTHRGGIDERWFGSTTVATNEGAPDDEGLSYCVFGGEKFTLRDAIAELGAEVIGDSIWGKYNRWPVYSKFFDNMGPIPHHMHQNAEQAALVGQEGKPESYYFPPQMNAIGNNFPYTFMGLDPGTTKQNVIDCLDRWNDGDNGILDLSKAYRLKPGTGWLIPPCVLHAPGSLVTYEPQWGSDVFGMYQSMVEGRAVPRSLLTKDFPEDKHDDNAYLVDALDWEANVDPNFKANNYLEPIAIGDTAADGYVDRWIVYGKVKGEQLFTAKELTVNPGCKVTIKDSGAYSWITVQGEGTIGKLRLQTPAMIRFREMTEDEVFVTEKTAQEGVTIENTGSEPLVSLRYFGPDACPSAPNIGDYRK from the coding sequence ATGTCTAACGTTGCCAAACTAGCCGCCGATGCGCTGACTGAAGGTGGTGGGATTTTACGCTTGTCCCCAACATGGGTCCCCCGCTCGTTTCTTCAACCCGGTCGTCGTTTGAAACTGCATCCTAATGACTACTACGCCTTGGGAACCCACCGGGGCGGTATCGATGAGCGCTGGTTTGGCTCCACAACCGTCGCCACCAACGAAGGCGCACCAGATGACGAAGGTTTGAGCTACTGTGTCTTCGGCGGTGAAAAGTTCACTCTGCGAGATGCCATCGCCGAACTGGGAGCCGAAGTCATCGGCGATTCGATCTGGGGCAAATACAATCGCTGGCCCGTTTACTCCAAATTCTTTGACAATATGGGACCGATTCCTCACCACATGCACCAGAATGCCGAACAGGCTGCACTGGTTGGCCAGGAAGGAAAACCCGAATCGTATTACTTCCCTCCCCAGATGAATGCCATCGGAAACAATTTCCCCTACACCTTCATGGGTCTGGACCCAGGCACCACCAAACAGAATGTCATCGACTGCCTGGATCGCTGGAATGACGGGGATAACGGAATTCTTGATCTCTCTAAAGCGTATCGCCTCAAACCGGGTACCGGCTGGTTGATTCCTCCCTGCGTCCTGCACGCTCCCGGAAGTCTCGTTACCTACGAACCACAGTGGGGCAGTGACGTCTTCGGCATGTATCAGTCGATGGTCGAAGGCCGGGCCGTACCACGCTCGCTGTTGACCAAAGACTTCCCTGAAGACAAACACGACGACAACGCCTATCTCGTCGATGCCCTCGACTGGGAAGCCAACGTGGATCCCAATTTCAAAGCCAACAATTACCTCGAGCCCATTGCGATCGGCGATACCGCAGCCGACGGCTATGTTGACCGCTGGATTGTTTACGGTAAAGTCAAAGGCGAGCAGTTATTCACTGCGAAGGAACTGACCGTCAACCCGGGATGCAAAGTCACCATCAAAGACTCCGGCGCATACAGCTGGATCACAGTTCAGGGTGAAGGCACAATCGGGAAACTGAGACTGCAGACACCTGCCATGATCCGCTTCAGAGAAATGACAGAAGACGAAGTCTTCGTGACAGAGAAAACCGCTCAGGAAGGCGTTACGATTGAAAATACGGGCAGTGAGCCACTGGTTTCACTCCGTTACTTCGGCCCTGATGCCTGCCCCAGTGCTCCCAATATCGGTGATTACCGAAAATAA
- the argC gene encoding N-acetyl-gamma-glutamyl-phosphate reductase — translation MTKVAIMGATGYAALELIKILLRNSDVEIVALTSRSEEAPHISEIHPCLEGRLDLRCEALTSAEIADRADFVFCALPHVASMEVIPDLLADGCRVVDLSADYRLSDPAVYEKWYHHVHIDPTRLGSTVYGLPELWADKIPSADLIANPGCYTSTAILGLAPLMAEGLVEPTGIIIDAKSGVSGAGRNPKLGTLYPECNESITAYGVGTHRHTPEIEEVLTTVGGKDVKVTFTPHLTPMNRGILATMYPRLTKAISRDALLDVYRSFYQGKPFVRVIDRIPATKNVAGTNYCDISVQFAGDQLIVFSATDNLIKGAAGVAIQNFNLMAGYPETAGLIV, via the coding sequence ATGACAAAAGTTGCCATAATGGGAGCCACAGGTTATGCGGCTCTGGAGTTGATTAAAATACTACTGCGAAATTCGGATGTGGAAATCGTCGCGTTGACGTCCCGTTCGGAAGAAGCACCGCATATCAGTGAAATTCATCCTTGTCTGGAAGGACGCCTGGATTTGCGCTGTGAAGCATTGACCTCGGCTGAGATTGCGGATCGGGCGGACTTTGTGTTTTGTGCATTGCCACATGTGGCGAGCATGGAAGTCATTCCCGATCTACTGGCGGATGGTTGTCGGGTGGTTGATTTGAGTGCCGACTACCGATTGAGTGATCCGGCCGTATATGAAAAGTGGTATCACCATGTGCATATTGATCCGACCCGGCTGGGGAGCACGGTATATGGCTTGCCTGAACTTTGGGCTGACAAAATTCCCTCCGCCGATCTGATTGCCAACCCGGGCTGTTATACCAGTACGGCCATTTTGGGTTTGGCGCCGTTAATGGCCGAAGGGTTGGTGGAGCCAACGGGGATCATCATTGATGCCAAAAGCGGCGTCAGTGGAGCGGGGCGGAATCCCAAACTGGGAACGCTGTATCCTGAGTGTAACGAGAGCATTACCGCCTATGGTGTGGGAACGCATCGCCATACGCCGGAGATCGAAGAAGTCCTCACTACGGTGGGAGGGAAAGACGTGAAAGTCACCTTTACGCCGCACCTGACTCCAATGAACCGGGGAATTTTAGCGACTATGTATCCGCGATTGACCAAAGCGATTAGTCGGGATGCACTCCTGGATGTTTATCGATCCTTTTATCAGGGGAAGCCGTTTGTGCGCGTAATTGATCGTATTCCCGCGACGAAAAATGTGGCGGGAACGAATTATTGTGACATTTCCGTGCAGTTTGCCGGCGATCAATTGATTGTCTTTTCCGCGACCGATAATTTGATCAAGGGAGCGGCGGGAGTTGCCATTCAGAATTTCAACTTGATGGCGGGGTACCCCGAGACCGCTGGTTTAATCGTCTGA
- the argJ gene encoding bifunctional glutamate N-acetyltransferase/amino-acid acetyltransferase ArgJ yields the protein MTADMILPQGFRAAGLACGIKENKSTFDLSLFASDVPCCGAGVFTKNQVCGAPVKVSRERVPSESVRAVVINSGNANACTGERGIEDAKWMTRLVSDGLSLAEEEVLVCSTGIIGHFLPRTPLEQGIPEVVRQLDSGARAFRQAATGMMTTDTVPKQATHVLSIGGTTVRVSGAAKGAAMIAPNMATMLSVIMTDAPLSSTQADQLLRNAVNRSFNCVSVEGHTSTSDTVILLANGAAGAAELSDQELSDLQLAIDEVAMELGQAIIRDAEGADHFITIEVSGAKQRDDAFEIARTIANDALVKTAITGADPNWGRIVSATGRTSVKLTERDIVLQVNGTLLYEDGQPVDFDEQAVSDGLRNNRDVLIQVQLPFGEESVVFWTSDLTQEYVRLNSEYTT from the coding sequence TTGACTGCTGATATGATCTTACCCCAGGGGTTTCGTGCTGCCGGTCTGGCTTGTGGCATCAAGGAAAACAAGTCGACTTTTGATTTATCTTTGTTTGCTTCTGATGTGCCTTGTTGCGGCGCGGGTGTGTTTACGAAGAATCAGGTGTGTGGGGCTCCTGTGAAAGTTTCGCGGGAACGCGTTCCCAGCGAATCGGTTCGCGCAGTCGTAATTAACTCCGGAAATGCAAATGCTTGTACCGGTGAGCGTGGGATTGAAGATGCAAAGTGGATGACCCGTCTAGTGTCGGACGGCTTATCTCTCGCGGAGGAAGAAGTCCTGGTCTGTTCGACAGGGATTATCGGCCACTTTCTGCCACGTACGCCTTTGGAGCAGGGGATTCCGGAAGTCGTGCGGCAATTGGACTCAGGCGCGCGGGCATTTCGGCAGGCGGCGACAGGAATGATGACCACCGATACGGTTCCCAAGCAGGCAACACATGTCCTTTCCATTGGTGGCACGACCGTAAGAGTGAGTGGTGCCGCAAAAGGAGCTGCGATGATTGCACCGAACATGGCAACCATGCTGTCCGTGATCATGACTGATGCACCGTTGAGTTCCACTCAGGCCGATCAACTTTTGAGGAATGCCGTCAATCGCAGTTTCAATTGTGTTTCCGTCGAAGGGCACACCAGTACGAGTGATACGGTGATCTTGCTGGCAAACGGTGCTGCGGGAGCCGCTGAACTGTCCGATCAGGAACTGAGTGATTTGCAGTTGGCAATTGATGAAGTGGCCATGGAGCTGGGGCAGGCGATCATTCGTGATGCGGAAGGGGCCGACCACTTTATTACGATCGAAGTCTCGGGAGCAAAACAACGAGATGATGCGTTTGAAATTGCGCGAACGATTGCCAATGATGCGTTGGTCAAAACGGCAATTACCGGTGCCGATCCGAACTGGGGGCGGATTGTTTCCGCGACTGGTCGAACCAGTGTCAAACTGACTGAGCGGGACATCGTGTTGCAAGTCAATGGCACATTACTTTATGAGGATGGACAGCCAGTCGACTTCGATGAGCAGGCGGTCTCGGATGGGCTGCGGAACAACCGCGATGTGTTGATTCAGGTGCAGTTGCCGTTCGGAGAAGAGTCAGTAGTATTCTGGACGAGCGACCTGACGCAGGAATATGTGCGTTTGAATTCAGAGTACACCACCTGA
- a CDS encoding PQQ-binding-like beta-propeller repeat protein, with amino-acid sequence MHSIILNRTIVLIVITCLTMPSALNLQADEQAEEKNPFQPNAQKQAPNQNPLNPLKKIIQGWFGGAKPAPGQQAKAPVIKRTPGYYRFPQDLEQERRFKTVRKLIDDKQWDAARDKLQLMLENSLNLPVHVSGERSLITDRELIYQLLELLPVEQRERFNRQYEALAEKLLNDARQNHAPPESYAEIATRFSGTQPGMQAMNYLMSYHMERGEFGLAEQYLQRLLKSHAPVTDTPHWKTKAAFIFKQTGKEPLIAELFNSPGGASLVEKPINIGGTFETPQKWLNQLQDLNLATNLLLDEWPMVFGSPSHAARAKPADPLLIPRWSFPLTSNHSLQTQLKLIQEDLASAGRATIPALPPLATQGKIVFRTLRGIQVLDALTGAPLWESALENSPEESFIAAQLKGLNAPQARGLFGSEPRNGSFSVYNGTNPDSHTLTNLVYRNANWGSQSSDERQLYVLEGMQLNLGGGSFASNLNRFRRNLRRGEVEADSWSSTQIVAYDLQTGQQKWKIGGTRFDEPFDLPLAGTFFMGAPTPSDNELFVVGERDREIRLYALNPQTGEELWSQQIGNPEQDISLDMVRRWWIAPVAIDQGVIVCPTTIGLLTAIDRLNHSILWSTQYEANSSHSTNQRFNRIQQTSFEPLNQRWCPSAPVISGNKVIYTPPDSETLVCLDLITGSPSWAKRAKETSLYLAGVVDNQILLVGTNGATAISLETGKTDWNTGFGSAAGAPSGLAVIADQRLHIPLQSGQVWTLDVKTGKVLNKLFNENQNQPLGNLIIQNGQFLSLSATGLVSYEQKQTFEAQIADIKRQNTQDPIALLKESQMLMMSHSYPEALVKLKQIDRTQLPAQHHDQLHKLIINGLSSQIRSDFQQHDDLVAQLKQQVSSDSERIELQRLLIERYTARQQFNEAIALILELAQAPEETFFQTAATETQIDSWIAGQAADLWKRATPTDRDQFSHQIAQRAQQVLSLNQQQQERFLQQFQFHEASVPVLEQVIATSMNSENFYETELWLKRLTKRKQPQLTARGLARMMELCLKFQLYQDAEYYRTQLTEYDPTLLVSDNQTLRQFLEQRQQIPQVDAEQDKQKPWQPQNLKLIVSNPVRYYSTPEITLNTSASSLPFFQTKTLSVDSKQNRLTIFTPDGNRLIWSTPLRSSDLNHSPGFNESEVVGHNLILQHRDMLHLIDLVSQKLVWSQRLDKKQTNRYISNAYRLTPASMESVTTLLHRHHPSIAVRNVGMIAAANADYTCFYSRRKIILVDTRTGKVRWTHENVDNETRVLGDDHLIYLVTRDRVTKKILRVSDGQPVPVSEVGDDLQHAIYQGETAFVSISSPNDKKRPDQKPGQTAVYRFHSESKEQNWSIDFPPNSQFGLFNQHYLSVLSPKGEIEIVDLRTGKKSSLESLTQEELKSHKKFYLVTDNDHIYLVGHTSARNSISVNVPSIPINGTLYVYDRQTGKRIWDQKIKNQHLVLNQQNLLPVILLVAREYRRVGNRHTNIFHLHALNKQSGKNLLTWEAPVDSNIRTLNVDQQQKMVEILTYGARIRLYDADELAVRQPEKNPATEPLPKKN; translated from the coding sequence ATGCATTCAATCATTCTAAACCGGACTATTGTCCTTATCGTCATAACCTGCCTCACGATGCCCTCTGCTCTCAATCTCCAGGCGGACGAGCAAGCAGAGGAAAAGAACCCTTTCCAGCCAAACGCACAAAAACAGGCGCCAAACCAAAACCCGCTGAATCCACTAAAGAAAATCATTCAAGGCTGGTTTGGTGGCGCCAAACCAGCACCAGGGCAACAGGCCAAGGCACCTGTCATCAAGCGAACTCCCGGCTATTACCGCTTTCCCCAGGACCTGGAACAGGAACGCCGATTTAAAACCGTCAGAAAACTGATCGACGATAAACAATGGGACGCCGCACGCGATAAACTGCAATTGATGCTGGAAAACAGCCTGAACCTTCCCGTCCACGTCTCCGGCGAACGATCACTGATCACCGATCGCGAATTGATTTACCAACTTCTGGAACTCCTGCCGGTCGAACAACGTGAACGATTCAACCGCCAATATGAGGCACTCGCTGAAAAACTGCTGAATGATGCCAGACAAAATCACGCCCCTCCGGAAAGCTATGCTGAAATTGCCACCCGCTTCTCTGGCACACAGCCCGGCATGCAGGCCATGAACTACCTGATGTCCTATCATATGGAACGTGGCGAATTTGGCTTAGCCGAACAATATCTGCAGCGTCTGCTAAAATCACACGCACCAGTCACTGACACTCCACACTGGAAAACAAAGGCCGCTTTTATCTTCAAGCAGACCGGAAAAGAACCACTCATCGCAGAGCTGTTCAATTCCCCTGGAGGTGCTTCGCTGGTTGAAAAACCAATCAATATCGGGGGCACTTTTGAAACACCCCAAAAGTGGTTGAATCAACTACAGGATCTGAACCTGGCTACCAATCTACTACTGGATGAATGGCCGATGGTGTTTGGCTCCCCCAGCCATGCTGCTCGTGCCAAACCGGCAGATCCATTACTCATTCCCCGCTGGTCATTCCCGCTGACTTCAAATCATTCGTTGCAGACACAGCTCAAACTGATTCAGGAAGATCTCGCCAGCGCAGGCCGAGCGACAATTCCTGCACTCCCTCCGTTAGCCACACAGGGAAAAATTGTTTTCCGTACCCTCAGAGGCATTCAGGTCCTGGACGCTCTGACCGGCGCCCCGCTATGGGAGTCGGCCTTGGAGAACTCACCCGAAGAATCATTTATCGCTGCACAATTGAAAGGCCTGAATGCGCCTCAGGCACGCGGACTGTTTGGTTCGGAGCCGAGGAATGGTTCGTTTTCAGTCTACAATGGAACCAACCCTGACTCACACACTTTAACAAATCTGGTCTATCGAAATGCCAACTGGGGCAGCCAAAGCAGTGATGAACGGCAACTCTATGTACTGGAAGGGATGCAGCTGAATCTTGGGGGAGGCAGTTTTGCCAGCAACCTGAATCGATTTCGCCGAAACCTGAGAAGAGGTGAGGTCGAAGCCGATTCCTGGTCTTCAACCCAAATAGTGGCCTATGACCTCCAGACTGGACAACAAAAGTGGAAGATCGGTGGCACCAGGTTCGATGAACCCTTTGATTTGCCACTTGCCGGCACTTTTTTCATGGGCGCCCCGACTCCGTCTGACAACGAATTATTTGTCGTTGGAGAACGGGACCGGGAAATTCGCCTTTATGCACTGAACCCACAGACCGGAGAAGAACTCTGGTCACAGCAAATCGGTAATCCTGAACAGGACATTTCTCTGGATATGGTCCGGCGCTGGTGGATTGCTCCCGTTGCCATCGATCAGGGAGTCATCGTCTGCCCTACTACGATTGGATTATTAACAGCCATTGACCGCTTGAACCACTCAATCCTCTGGTCAACCCAATATGAAGCCAACAGCTCCCATAGCACAAACCAGCGATTCAATCGTATCCAGCAAACTTCATTTGAACCACTTAATCAACGCTGGTGCCCTTCCGCTCCCGTCATTTCCGGTAACAAGGTAATTTATACGCCACCGGATAGTGAAACTCTGGTTTGCCTGGACTTGATCACGGGATCCCCGAGCTGGGCGAAAAGAGCAAAAGAAACCTCGCTCTACCTGGCCGGTGTGGTCGATAACCAGATCCTGCTGGTAGGAACAAATGGTGCGACCGCGATTTCACTGGAGACGGGAAAAACGGACTGGAATACAGGATTTGGAAGCGCAGCAGGCGCCCCGTCCGGATTGGCAGTCATTGCTGACCAACGCCTGCACATCCCCCTGCAAAGTGGTCAGGTCTGGACTCTGGATGTCAAAACGGGGAAGGTTCTCAACAAACTGTTTAACGAAAACCAGAATCAGCCTCTGGGCAACCTGATCATTCAAAATGGTCAATTCCTCTCATTGAGTGCAACAGGCCTGGTCAGCTATGAACAAAAACAGACATTCGAGGCTCAAATTGCGGACATCAAACGACAAAACACTCAAGACCCCATTGCACTCTTAAAAGAATCTCAAATGCTGATGATGAGCCATTCCTACCCGGAAGCGCTTGTCAAACTAAAACAAATTGACCGAACACAACTACCGGCCCAACATCATGATCAACTTCATAAACTGATCATCAATGGTCTGTCGTCCCAGATTCGATCAGATTTCCAGCAACACGATGATCTTGTCGCGCAACTCAAGCAACAAGTCAGCTCAGACAGCGAACGCATTGAACTACAGAGGCTCTTGATTGAACGCTATACAGCCAGACAACAATTCAACGAAGCGATTGCCTTAATCCTGGAGCTGGCACAAGCACCGGAAGAAACCTTCTTCCAGACAGCGGCTACTGAAACACAAATTGACTCTTGGATTGCAGGACAGGCAGCTGATCTCTGGAAGCGCGCCACACCAACAGACCGTGATCAGTTTTCCCACCAGATCGCTCAAAGAGCCCAACAGGTTTTAAGCCTGAATCAGCAGCAACAGGAACGCTTTCTGCAGCAGTTTCAATTTCATGAAGCATCGGTTCCGGTCTTAGAACAAGTCATCGCGACTTCCATGAACTCCGAAAACTTCTATGAAACCGAACTTTGGCTCAAACGACTGACAAAACGAAAACAGCCACAACTGACAGCACGCGGGCTGGCTCGCATGATGGAACTTTGCCTTAAATTTCAACTGTATCAGGATGCAGAATACTACCGGACCCAACTGACAGAATACGATCCAACTCTCCTGGTTTCAGATAACCAGACACTCCGCCAATTCCTGGAACAAAGACAACAGATCCCGCAGGTTGATGCGGAACAAGACAAACAGAAACCCTGGCAGCCACAGAACTTAAAACTGATCGTCAGCAACCCGGTCCGTTATTATTCCACTCCGGAAATCACGTTGAATACCAGTGCATCCAGCCTGCCATTCTTCCAGACGAAAACGCTGTCCGTAGACTCAAAACAGAATCGACTCACGATTTTCACGCCTGATGGCAATCGCCTGATCTGGTCAACTCCGCTGCGATCCTCTGACCTGAACCACTCACCCGGTTTCAATGAAAGCGAAGTGGTCGGCCATAACCTGATTCTGCAACATCGGGATATGCTACACCTCATTGACCTGGTAAGTCAAAAGCTGGTCTGGAGTCAGAGGCTGGATAAGAAACAGACAAATCGTTACATCTCCAACGCGTATCGATTGACTCCTGCTTCAATGGAATCGGTAACCACACTGCTGCATCGTCATCACCCCTCCATCGCGGTTCGCAATGTTGGAATGATTGCTGCCGCCAATGCCGATTACACCTGCTTCTATAGCCGCCGCAAAATTATTCTGGTCGATACGAGAACCGGAAAAGTGCGTTGGACTCATGAAAACGTCGACAATGAAACCAGAGTTCTGGGAGACGACCACCTGATCTACCTCGTTACCAGAGACCGTGTTACCAAAAAAATTCTGCGAGTCAGCGACGGTCAACCCGTTCCCGTCTCAGAGGTGGGTGATGATCTCCAACACGCAATCTATCAAGGAGAAACGGCGTTCGTTTCGATCTCATCTCCCAATGACAAAAAACGCCCTGATCAGAAACCAGGGCAAACCGCGGTCTACCGTTTTCATTCGGAGTCGAAGGAACAAAACTGGAGCATCGACTTCCCACCGAATTCTCAATTCGGACTGTTCAACCAGCACTACCTCTCTGTCTTGAGCCCTAAAGGGGAAATCGAAATTGTTGACCTGAGAACAGGAAAAAAATCGTCTCTGGAATCGCTCACTCAGGAAGAACTCAAAAGCCATAAGAAGTTCTACCTGGTCACTGACAACGACCACATCTACCTGGTCGGCCATACCTCAGCGCGCAATTCAATCTCAGTCAACGTCCCTTCGATTCCCATTAATGGGACGCTGTATGTCTATGATCGCCAGACCGGAAAGCGAATATGGGACCAGAAAATAAAAAACCAGCATCTAGTGCTCAACCAGCAAAATCTGCTGCCAGTGATTTTGCTGGTCGCACGCGAATACAGACGTGTGGGAAATCGCCACACCAATATTTTCCATTTACACGCCCTGAATAAACAATCGGGAAAAAATCTCCTGACATGGGAAGCCCCCGTCGATTCCAATATTCGCACATTAAATGTTGACCAGCAGCAGAAAATGGTTGAAATTCTGACCTATGGTGCAAGAATTCGGCTGTACGATGCCGATGAACTAGCGGTTCGGCAACCGGAAAAGAATCCGGCTACGGAGCCGCTACCCAAAAAGAATTAG